The genomic stretch ATCGCAGCGCGGGTCTCCGGCTGCACCCGTCCACCGGGCATCGCAGCGCGGGTCTCCGGCTGCACCCGTCCACCGGGCATCACAGCGCGGGTCTCCGACTGCACCCGTCCACCCGGCATCACAGCGCGGGTCTCCGACTGCGTCCGACCGCTGCGTGGCTGGGCAGGCGCCGTCTGCGGGCTGACGGGGTGGCCGTGTGGCGAAGCGCTCATCGCCGGCGCGGGGGGCGGGTCGTCGCCGTAGACGGCGTCGGCCATGAGGTGGATGAGCTCGTCCTTGCCGTCCACGTGCCGGTAGAGGGACATGGCGGAGGCACCCAGTTCGGCGGCGATGCGCCGCATGGAGACGGCGGCCAGACCCTCCGCGTCGGCGATCTTGATGGCGGCCCGCACGACGCGCTGCCTGGTGAGGTCCTCCGGAGGCGGCCGCCGCTCGGCCCCGGCCACCACGGTCCCGACTCCCGGCACGGCCCGGGCCAGCCCCTCCTCCTGGAGCCGGCCAAGCACCTTGCTGGCGGTCGCCATCGCGACGCCCCACTCGCGGACGATCTGCCGGGTCGAGGGCACTTTGTCGCCCGCCGCCAGCTCCCCGCTCGTAATCCGGCGCCGGATCTCCTCGACGATCCGGAGGTACGGAATGTCCGGCCGTTTCACGCTGGCCTCCTCCGCCCTAGTGCACCAGCCCACATCCAACCACATGGGAGACATCAGGTGCACTAGTGCGATACATCGCGTATTGCCGCATCATGCGCCAGCATCTTATGGTCCGCGTACATCGTAAATTCGCTGCCTAGGAGCCCGTCATGCGCGACCTCGACATCCTCATTTCGGGCGGCGGCATCGCCGGACCGGCCCTCGCCCACTGGCTCGCCCGCCACGGCAACCGCCCCACGATCATCGAACGAGCCCCCACCCTCCGCCCCGGCGGCCAGGCGGTCGACTTCCGCGGCGCCACGCAGGTGGAGATCCTGACGCGCATGGGCATC from Nonomuraea polychroma encodes the following:
- a CDS encoding TetR/AcrR family transcriptional regulator C-terminal domain-containing protein, with protein sequence MKRPDIPYLRIVEEIRRRITSGELAAGDKVPSTRQIVREWGVAMATASKVLGRLQEEGLARAVPGVGTVVAGAERRPPPEDLTRQRVVRAAIKIADAEGLAAVSMRRIAAELGASAMSLYRHVDGKDELIHLMADAVYGDDPPPAPAMSASPHGHPVSPQTAPAQPRSGRTQSETRAVMPGGRVQSETRAVMPGGRVQPETRAAMPGGRVQPETRAAMPGGRVQPEAGRAVSSGPRGWRAQVELVLRQQWRIHRRHPWLTQAVSLTRPQFVPNGMAHTDRLLRGLDGLGLDANTMLHAAVSLMNFVRGTAVSLEAEEQARTETGITDDEWMRAREAELGEMLASGAYPTLAKVLAQPGLDMDLDSLFEFGLRRQLDGLAVLVARARDGRRD